From Vigna radiata var. radiata cultivar VC1973A unplaced genomic scaffold, Vradiata_ver6 scaffold_23, whole genome shotgun sequence, the proteins below share one genomic window:
- the LOC106778534 gene encoding formin-like protein 5 isoform X2 — translation MINACYPQLKENVLKCFRKHHFPIHALKEEDASKIWHSTSPSSRRYLGQIFPRQLSETSNKEHELHISIKVKEDTKASGTSMAIPLVVAVVAVVLVILCCYRFCGSGQVSQNDERPLLSMSMNDYSVGSSSNNNIQFKSSMKVGEISIQSVDEKRNSVSLNESESGEVGSRSVRASFELKPPPGRAASNNGLLPLKPPPGRPDLLPPPPGRSDLLPLKPPPGRPDLAPSPPPPPPPPPPPPPPPPSPPSTSNSAPPPPPPPRAPPKPTGAGPPPPPLPGRGPGPRAPPPPPGKGPRAPPPPPLRAKAGPPGAGPRPPPPPGGGAGHARAPSNPKVVEEADYEGEDYVPKTKLKPFFWDKVQANSDQTMVWNQLKAGSFQFNEEMIETLFGFNSASTDKGKGQPKKETAQTPQLIQIVNAKKAQNLSILLKALNVTADEVCDALLEGNELPTEFLQTLLKMAPTQEEELKLRVFSGNIAQLSPADRFLKAIVDIPCAFKRMEALIYMGTLQEDLTSTRESFAVLEVACKKLRSSRLFLKLLEAVLKTGNRMNDGTFRGGAQAFKLDTLLKLSDVKGVDGKTTLLHFVVQEIVRTEGIRAARMAKESHSFSSIKTDDLLEDISIESDDHYRELGLQVVSYLSTELESVKKAAALDADGLVGTTSRVGHGLIKTRDFVNKDLSNAKGDKGFTETVKSFVEKAEADVKSLLEDEKRIMGLVKSTGDYFHGDTGKDEGLRLFNIVRDFLVMLDKVCKEIQLAPPKKPAPKSAKQETPNQSSAKQETPNHSRKPSSSDNLPPPPAHDLIRQRISPVIANRRTDDFSSDDDSP, via the exons ATGATCAATGCATGTTATCCTCAATTAAAGGAAAATGTTCTTAAGTGTTTTAGAAAACACCATTTTCCAATTCATGCTCTGAAGGAAGAGGATGCCTCTAAGATCTGGCATTCAACGTCACCTTCATCTAGAAGATATCTGGGTCAAATTTTTCCACGGCAGCTTTCAGAAACATCAAACAAGGAACATGAATTACATATAAGCATTAAAGTTAAAGAAGATACAAAAGCATCTGGAACTAGCATGGCAATACCTCTAGTGGTAGCAGTTGTAGCTGTGGTATTGGTCATTTTATGTTGTTATAGATTTTGTGGGAGTGGACAAGTTAGCCAAAATGATGAGAGACCCCTTCTCAGCATGAGCATGAATGACTACTCAGTTG GTTCTTCTTCGAACAATAATATTCAATTCAAAAGCTCAATGAAAGTAGGAGAAATTAGTATTCAATCAGTTGATGAGAAGAGAAACTCTGTGTCATTGAATGAAAGTGAATCAGGAGAAGTTGGTAGTCGTTCTGTGAGAGCATCATTTGAACTAAAACCTCCTCCTGGGAGAGCAGCATCTAATAATGGATTGCTTCCTTTGAAACCTCCTCCTGGAAGGCCtgatcttcttcctcctcctcctggaAGGTCTGATCTTCTTCCTCTAAAACCTCCTCCTGGAAGACCAGATCTTGCTCCTTCTCCAccacctccacctcctccacctcctccacctcctccacctcctccatcTCCTCCTTCTACTTCTAATTCTGCACCACcgcctcctcctcctcctcgtGCACCACCAAAGCCTACCGGTGCTGGACCTCCACCTCCTCCACTTCCTGGCCGCGGCCCTGGCCCTAGAGCACCACCCCCTCCTCCTGGCAAAGGCCCTAGAgctccaccaccacctccactTAGAGCTAAGGCTGGTCCTCCTGGTGCTGGTCCTAGACCTCCTCCACCCCCAGGTGGTGGTGCAGGTCATGCAAGAGCTCCTTCCAATCCAAAGGTTGTTGAGGAAGCCGATTATGAAGGTGAAGATTATGTTCCTAAAACTAAGTTAAAGCCTTTCTTCTGGGATAAGGTTCAAGCTAACTCAGATCAAACAATGGTATGGAATCAACTCAAAGCAGGATCGTTCCA GTTTAATGAAGAAATGATCGAGACACTTTTCGGCTTTAATTCTGCGAGTACGGATAAAGGAAAGGGCCAACCAAAAAAAGAGACTGCCCAAACTCCCCAACTTATACAAATCGTTAACGCAAAGAAAGCACAGAATTTATCTATTctattaaaagcattaaatgtcACCGCAGATGAAGTTTGTGATGCACTTCTTGAAG GAAATGAGCTTCCCACAGAATTCCTTCAAACCTTGTTGAAGATGGCACCGACGCAGGAAGAAGAACTTAAGCTTAGAGTTTTCAGCGGTAATATAGCCCAACTTTCCCCTGCAGATAGGTTCCTTAAAGCCATAGTTGACATTCCTTGTGCTTTTAAACGTATGGAAGCATTAATTTACATGGGTACTCTTCAAGAGGATCTCACCAGTACACGAGAATCCTTTGCAGTTTTAGAG GTTGCTTGTAAAAAGCTGAGAAGTAGTCGATTATTCCTGAAACTTCTTGAAGCTGTTCTGAAAACTGGGAATCGCATGAACGATGGGACATTTCGTGGTGGTGCACAAGCATTCAAACTTGATACACTGTTGAAACTATCTGATGTTAAAGGAGTAGATGGCAAGACCACACTCTTGCACTTCGTTGTTCAAGAGATAGTGCGCACTGAGGGCATAAGAGCAGCACGCATGGCAAAAGAGAGTCACAGTTTCTCCAGCATTAAAACAGATGACCTTCTTGAGGACATCTCGATTGAATCAGATGACCACTATCGTGAACTTGGTCTTCAAGTGGTTTCATATTTAAGCACTGAACTTGAAAGCGTTAAGAAAGCAGCAGCTTTAGATGCTGATGGTTTGGTAGGAACAACTTCAAGAGTAGGGCATGGTCTCATAAAAACAAGAGACTTTGTAAACAAAGACTTGAGCAATGCGAAGGGTGATAAAGGGTTTACTGAGACAGTGAAGAGCTTCGTAGAGAAAGCTGAGGCTGATGTCAAAAGTTTGCTAGAAGATGAGAAGAGAATCATGGGTCTGGTGAAGAGCACTGGTGATTACTTTCATGGGGATACAGGGAAGGATGAAGGGTTGAGATTATTTAACATAGTACGAGATTTCTTAGTAATGTTGGATAAGGTGTGCAAGGAGATACAACTTGCACCACCAAAGAAGCCAGCACCAAAAAGTGCAAAGCAAGAAACACCTAATCAATCTAGTGCAAAGCAAGAAACACCTAATCATTCTAGAAAACCTTCTTCCTCTGATaatcttcctcctcctcctgctCATGATTTAATTCGTCAAAGAATTTCTCCAGTAATTGCAAATAGGAGGACAGATGACTTTAGTTCAGATGATGACAGTCCTTAA
- the LOC106778552 gene encoding 21.7 kDa class VI heat shock protein, translating to MTSSNKRVEVQTEDQTPHKWCVSLGEEPFKRFFSQTNPTVHKVFGDGSLFSPLLFGKFFDPSDAFPLWEFESEVLLSHLRSSNQSTVDWCQTAEGYILKAEIPGSGKNNIQVVVDKGKVVEISGPWKQQRDSKAHDWRCGHWWEHGYVRRLEMPEDADWKNIEAYIHNDIYLEIRIPKSKQGRDLPLGKDVA from the exons ATGACTAGTTCTAACAAGAGGGTTGAGGTTCAAACAGAAGATCAAACTCCACATAAATGGTGTGTTTCACTGGGAGAAGAGCCTTTCAAAAGATTCTTCAGCCAGACTAATCCAACAGTGCACAAGGTTTTTGGTGATGGATCACTTTTCAGTCCACTGTTGTTTGGCAAGTTCTTTGATCCTTCTGATGCCTTCCCTCTATGGGAGTTTGAGTCAGAGGTATTGTTATCTCATTTAAGGAGCTCCAACCAAAGCACTGTGGATTGGTGTCAGACAGCTGAAGGCTACATATTAAAAGCAGAAATACCAG GATCTGGAAAAAATAACATTCAAGTCGTTGTTGATAAGGGGAAGGTTGTGGAAATTAGTGGACCGTGGAAGCAGCAGAGAGACTCAAAGGCACATGACTGGAGGTGTGGCCATTGGTGGGAACATGGATATGTGAGAAGGCTTGAGATGCCAGAGGATGCAGATTGGAAGAATATAGAAGCATACATACATAATGACATATACTTAGAAATACGTATTCCAAAGAGCAAACAGGGTCGTGATCTTCCTCTCGGAAAGGATGTGGCTTGA
- the LOC106778534 gene encoding formin-like protein 5 isoform X1 yields the protein MKQFEMGIKKVIFCSILVFHVLVVVSSEEKKTEEEFIRQLFDPTSGLLTEDTAKVLWITCLEDLIRLKKEVLCLPKESCRNSNQVNFGSVARQNIQQMINACYPQLKENVLKCFRKHHFPIHALKEEDASKIWHSTSPSSRRYLGQIFPRQLSETSNKEHELHISIKVKEDTKASGTSMAIPLVVAVVAVVLVILCCYRFCGSGQVSQNDERPLLSMSMNDYSVGSSSNNNIQFKSSMKVGEISIQSVDEKRNSVSLNESESGEVGSRSVRASFELKPPPGRAASNNGLLPLKPPPGRPDLLPPPPGRSDLLPLKPPPGRPDLAPSPPPPPPPPPPPPPPPPSPPSTSNSAPPPPPPPRAPPKPTGAGPPPPPLPGRGPGPRAPPPPPGKGPRAPPPPPLRAKAGPPGAGPRPPPPPGGGAGHARAPSNPKVVEEADYEGEDYVPKTKLKPFFWDKVQANSDQTMVWNQLKAGSFQFNEEMIETLFGFNSASTDKGKGQPKKETAQTPQLIQIVNAKKAQNLSILLKALNVTADEVCDALLEGNELPTEFLQTLLKMAPTQEEELKLRVFSGNIAQLSPADRFLKAIVDIPCAFKRMEALIYMGTLQEDLTSTRESFAVLEVACKKLRSSRLFLKLLEAVLKTGNRMNDGTFRGGAQAFKLDTLLKLSDVKGVDGKTTLLHFVVQEIVRTEGIRAARMAKESHSFSSIKTDDLLEDISIESDDHYRELGLQVVSYLSTELESVKKAAALDADGLVGTTSRVGHGLIKTRDFVNKDLSNAKGDKGFTETVKSFVEKAEADVKSLLEDEKRIMGLVKSTGDYFHGDTGKDEGLRLFNIVRDFLVMLDKVCKEIQLAPPKKPAPKSAKQETPNQSSAKQETPNHSRKPSSSDNLPPPPAHDLIRQRISPVIANRRTDDFSSDDDSP from the exons atgaagcagtTTGAAATGGGTATCAAAAAGGTTATCTTTTGCAGCATTTTGGTTTTTCATGTTTTGGTCGTAGTGAGCAGTGAAGAGAAAAAAACTGAAGAAGAATTCATCAGGCAGTTATTTGATCCTACATCTGGACTATTAACTGAGGATACG GCAAAGGTATTATGGATCACTTGTTTAGAAGATTTGATTCGATTAAAGAAAGAAGTCTTATGCCTCCCAAAGGAATCTTGCAGAAACAGCAATCAAGTTAATTTTGGCTCAGTAGCCAGACAAAACATTCAACAAATGATCAATGCATGTTATCCTCAATTAAAGGAAAATGTTCTTAAGTGTTTTAGAAAACACCATTTTCCAATTCATGCTCTGAAGGAAGAGGATGCCTCTAAGATCTGGCATTCAACGTCACCTTCATCTAGAAGATATCTGGGTCAAATTTTTCCACGGCAGCTTTCAGAAACATCAAACAAGGAACATGAATTACATATAAGCATTAAAGTTAAAGAAGATACAAAAGCATCTGGAACTAGCATGGCAATACCTCTAGTGGTAGCAGTTGTAGCTGTGGTATTGGTCATTTTATGTTGTTATAGATTTTGTGGGAGTGGACAAGTTAGCCAAAATGATGAGAGACCCCTTCTCAGCATGAGCATGAATGACTACTCAGTTG GTTCTTCTTCGAACAATAATATTCAATTCAAAAGCTCAATGAAAGTAGGAGAAATTAGTATTCAATCAGTTGATGAGAAGAGAAACTCTGTGTCATTGAATGAAAGTGAATCAGGAGAAGTTGGTAGTCGTTCTGTGAGAGCATCATTTGAACTAAAACCTCCTCCTGGGAGAGCAGCATCTAATAATGGATTGCTTCCTTTGAAACCTCCTCCTGGAAGGCCtgatcttcttcctcctcctcctggaAGGTCTGATCTTCTTCCTCTAAAACCTCCTCCTGGAAGACCAGATCTTGCTCCTTCTCCAccacctccacctcctccacctcctccacctcctccacctcctccatcTCCTCCTTCTACTTCTAATTCTGCACCACcgcctcctcctcctcctcgtGCACCACCAAAGCCTACCGGTGCTGGACCTCCACCTCCTCCACTTCCTGGCCGCGGCCCTGGCCCTAGAGCACCACCCCCTCCTCCTGGCAAAGGCCCTAGAgctccaccaccacctccactTAGAGCTAAGGCTGGTCCTCCTGGTGCTGGTCCTAGACCTCCTCCACCCCCAGGTGGTGGTGCAGGTCATGCAAGAGCTCCTTCCAATCCAAAGGTTGTTGAGGAAGCCGATTATGAAGGTGAAGATTATGTTCCTAAAACTAAGTTAAAGCCTTTCTTCTGGGATAAGGTTCAAGCTAACTCAGATCAAACAATGGTATGGAATCAACTCAAAGCAGGATCGTTCCA GTTTAATGAAGAAATGATCGAGACACTTTTCGGCTTTAATTCTGCGAGTACGGATAAAGGAAAGGGCCAACCAAAAAAAGAGACTGCCCAAACTCCCCAACTTATACAAATCGTTAACGCAAAGAAAGCACAGAATTTATCTATTctattaaaagcattaaatgtcACCGCAGATGAAGTTTGTGATGCACTTCTTGAAG GAAATGAGCTTCCCACAGAATTCCTTCAAACCTTGTTGAAGATGGCACCGACGCAGGAAGAAGAACTTAAGCTTAGAGTTTTCAGCGGTAATATAGCCCAACTTTCCCCTGCAGATAGGTTCCTTAAAGCCATAGTTGACATTCCTTGTGCTTTTAAACGTATGGAAGCATTAATTTACATGGGTACTCTTCAAGAGGATCTCACCAGTACACGAGAATCCTTTGCAGTTTTAGAG GTTGCTTGTAAAAAGCTGAGAAGTAGTCGATTATTCCTGAAACTTCTTGAAGCTGTTCTGAAAACTGGGAATCGCATGAACGATGGGACATTTCGTGGTGGTGCACAAGCATTCAAACTTGATACACTGTTGAAACTATCTGATGTTAAAGGAGTAGATGGCAAGACCACACTCTTGCACTTCGTTGTTCAAGAGATAGTGCGCACTGAGGGCATAAGAGCAGCACGCATGGCAAAAGAGAGTCACAGTTTCTCCAGCATTAAAACAGATGACCTTCTTGAGGACATCTCGATTGAATCAGATGACCACTATCGTGAACTTGGTCTTCAAGTGGTTTCATATTTAAGCACTGAACTTGAAAGCGTTAAGAAAGCAGCAGCTTTAGATGCTGATGGTTTGGTAGGAACAACTTCAAGAGTAGGGCATGGTCTCATAAAAACAAGAGACTTTGTAAACAAAGACTTGAGCAATGCGAAGGGTGATAAAGGGTTTACTGAGACAGTGAAGAGCTTCGTAGAGAAAGCTGAGGCTGATGTCAAAAGTTTGCTAGAAGATGAGAAGAGAATCATGGGTCTGGTGAAGAGCACTGGTGATTACTTTCATGGGGATACAGGGAAGGATGAAGGGTTGAGATTATTTAACATAGTACGAGATTTCTTAGTAATGTTGGATAAGGTGTGCAAGGAGATACAACTTGCACCACCAAAGAAGCCAGCACCAAAAAGTGCAAAGCAAGAAACACCTAATCAATCTAGTGCAAAGCAAGAAACACCTAATCATTCTAGAAAACCTTCTTCCTCTGATaatcttcctcctcctcctgctCATGATTTAATTCGTCAAAGAATTTCTCCAGTAATTGCAAATAGGAGGACAGATGACTTTAGTTCAGATGATGACAGTCCTTAA
- the LOC106778613 gene encoding kinesin-like protein KIN-14N: MVGTPINGRTRPSYGVVNGGHDLGPSSAPPSNAGSDYGAIEFTREDVEALLNEKAKRKDRFNYKERCENMMDYIKRLKVCIRWFQDLEISYSLEQEKLKSSLELAQQRCMEIELLLKIKEDELNSIIVEMRRNCTSLQEKLVKEESEKTAAAESLVKEREARLNFERSQNTLQEDLGRAQRDLQSANQKISSLNDMYKRLQDYITSLQQYNGKLHSELSTVETELKRVEKEKGAVVESLTMLKGQLTLSMSSQEEATKQKDALASEVGSLRVELQQVRDERDRQLSQVQTLTTELEKSKDSTEKSCSELNNLTIRTNELEAKCALQDERIKVLQDKLTTAEEKLQVSDISANETRTEFEGQQKLVHELQRRLEDAEYKVIVGEKLRKELHNTILELKGNIRVFCRVRPLLPDEACSTEGKVISYPTSMEASGRGLELTQSGQKHSFTFDKVFAPDALQEEVFIEISQLVQSALDGYKVCIFAYGQTGSGKTYTMMGRPGHPEEKGLIPRSLEQIFQAKQSQKPQGWKYEMQVSMLEIYNETIRDLLSTNKSSSDGTPTRVENGTPGKQYSIKHDANGNTHVSDLTVVDVQSVKEVAFLLSQAANSRSVGKTQMNEQSSRSHFVFTLRIYGVNESTDQQVQGILNLIDLAGSERLSRSGSTGDRLKETQAINKSLSSLSDVIFALAKKEDHIPFRNSKLTYLLQPCLGGDSKTLMFVNISPDQASAGESLCSLRFASRVNACEIGTPRRHTNGRPIESRLTYF, from the exons ATGGTGGGAACACCTATTAACGGAAGAACAAGGCCATCTTATGGTGTTGTAAATGGTGGCCATGATCTTGGCCCCAGCAGTGCTCCACCAAGCAATGCTGGTTCAGATTATGGCGCTATAGAGTTCACCAGGGAGGATGTGGAGGCCCTGCTGAATGAAAAGGCCAAAAGGAAAGACAGATTTAATTATAAG GAAAGATGTGAAAATATGATGGATTACATAAAAAGGCTGAAGGTTTGCATCAGGTGGTTCCAAGACCTTGAGATCAGCTACTCACtagaacaagaaaaattgaagaGTTCATTGGAATTAGCTCAGCAAAGATGCATGGAGATAG AGTTGTTACTCAAAATCAAGGAAGATGAACTAAACTCAATTATTGTTGAAATGAGGCGGAATTGCACTTCTTTACAGGAGAAATTAGTGAAGgaagaatcagagaaaaca GCAGCAGCAGAATCTCTTGTTAAGGAGAGAGAGGCCAGGCTTAACTTTGAGAGGTCCCAGAATACACTTCAGGAAGATCTTGGAAGAGCACAACGGGATCTTCAAAGTGCAAATCAGAAG ATATCATCACTGAATGACATGTATAAGCGGTTGCAAGATTACATAACCAGCTTGCAGCAGTATAATGGAAAACTTCATTCAGAGCTTTCTACAGTTGAAACTGAACTTAAGCGTGTGGAGAAAGAGAAAGGTGCTGTAGTGGAGAGCCTTACTATGTTAAAGGGCCAGCTTACTTTGTCTATG TCTTCTCAAGAAGAGGCCACAAAACAGAAGGATGCCTTGGCCAGTGAAGTTGGATCACTTCGTGTTGAGCTGCAACAAGTGAGGGATGAACGGGACCGCCAACTATCTCAAGTGCAAACTTTAACTACTGAATTAGAGAAGTCGAAAGATTCTACAGAGAAGTCCTGCTCCGAACTAAACAACTTGACCATAAGAACAAATGAACTGGAG GCAAAATGTGCTTTGCAAGATGAGCGGATAAAGGTGCTGCAAGACAAGCTCACCACTGCAGAGGAGAAACTGCAG GTTTCTGACATATCTGCAAATGAGACAAGAACAGAATTTGAAGGGCAACAAAAGCTTGTACATGAGTTGCAAAGGCGTTTGGAAGATGCAGAATATAAAGTTATAGTAGGGGAGAAATTGAGGAAAGAATTACACAATACAATTTTG GAACTGAAAGGGAACATCCGCGTGTTCTGTAGAGTGCGGCCTTTGTTACCTGATGAGGCTTGTAGCACAGAAGGAAAGGTTATATCTTATCCCACATCGATGGAAGCTTCTGGACGGGGCCTCGAATTGACACAAAGTG GCCAAAAACATTCGTTCACATTTGATAAAGTTTTTGCACCTGATGCGTTACAAGAGGaagtttttattgaaatttcaCAGCTTGTGCAGAGTGCTCTTGATGGTTATAAG GTTTGTATTTTTGCCTATGGTCAGACAGGATCAGGGAAAACTTATACAATGATGGGCAGGCCTGGACATCCAGAAGAGAAGGGCTTGATCCCTCGTTCGCTAGAACAAATATTTCAAGCAAAACAGTCTCAGAAACCCCAAGGCTGGAAATATGAAATGCAG GTGTCTATGTTGGAAATATACAATGAAACCATTCGTGATTTGTTATCTACAAATAAGTCATCATCTGATGGAACACCAACACGTGTGGAAAATGGTACTCCTGGGAAGCAATACTCAATCAAACATGATGCCAATGGAAATACACATGTTTCTGATCTAACGGTAGTGGATGTTCAGAGTGTAAAAGAGGTTGCATTTCTTTTAAGTCAAGCTGCTAACAGCAG ATCTGTGGGCAAAACTCAGATGAATGAACAATCTTCTAGAAGTCATTTTGTATTCACTCTTCGAATCTATGGTGTGAATGAG AGCACTGATCAACAAGTACAAGGCATTCTAAATCTCATTGATCTTGCTGGAAGTGAGCGTCTTTCGAGGAGTGGGTCAACCGGGGACCGATTGAAAGAAACTCAA GCAATAAATAAAAGTCTGTCATCATTAAGTGATGTCATATTTGCCTTGGCCAAGAAGGAGGATCATATCCCATTCAGGAACTCAAAGCTAACATACCTACTTCAG CCTTGTCTTGGTGGAGACTCAAAAACATTGATGTTTGTCAACATCTCTCCTGACCAAGCTTCAGCAGGAGAGTCACTATGCTCACTCCGGTTTGCATCAAGAGTTAATGCATGTGAAATTGGAACACCACGCCGTCACACCAATGGACGCCCTATAGAATCTCGCTTGACCTA